In one window of Porites lutea chromosome 8, jaPorLute2.1, whole genome shotgun sequence DNA:
- the LOC140945687 gene encoding uncharacterized protein, with protein sequence MALRRKLSGSPVEVYKAWLNCCILEYGDSTKINDLAEGLKDGIVLCQLIKLTTGKEIDQSQLVKDEHVSESTHLVQLVIDYMKSKGIDVLCQAEDVSSGKLKFILDILWLIILHFEIHSANRAAYQRTVNLGKRFLLEWCLTEIPSSAIDPRGPFLDFLQDGVLLTKLIAKYCPVDGVDPSDLQAIDKSTLLKVLMAAEDQLGIPSVILSSSGILDDDTFDEYAVVIYMAVLRRKISAMKGEEPMKGGTKQEQSPSKPRNHANGEAVQNYSPSKFPHNKSTLDNSPLSPLALRNLVDQHTKSHAAIQALQERIQAGTNQATTPRLQKKLPQKLLIEDMAPAPTEGVTTPSMIQQAVPTKTAESFPVSVVPPDHNDNYVTVNGEELFTLPPVDGGIYTSVDQQFLELMLDAVQKGFMPPELATAKTWLNNDSASEVDLNGSAPSPVMDINGTNDEEIEGIVADAFDDQRPPSLASTEPISLANGASHPNLSPPFVDSGSLLANGEPGSVDSHQSPASVETISTAGDQTVASAEAMSGDDPQSSSSNGPSLPVHVPENDNEVISDSEQSAISTPSKKVQFLGLDTVFGEQEKAAEGPLDISISPSHSTLDSLVTETGEGLPPMHSSPKTTVTWATLDSPVKTTRLIENDRAKSPSRSTEGHSGFETALYDTEADEKHEGDLDDPFMVYLNSIEQTALKFKLQVEQAKVDTLETLKEKLERAYEGTPLEDIPYRFQEKLQETIAQIASDEVLKKYQALVSQDEEMAEEENAILECMRNELDSVASENFALHQQLELLKDYETRYYDLKEKFDSLSDGMATIRNEYEKKNGESEFLAERVESLEKSIVNLRVEYDNEINDLQNENLQLQKSCFELENRNKILEEEIAAFSEGSGESQTEDNVKEHAGRPKQKLVPEQELEVLELRLEESERQNSALRAAAQADQAMIRCVEDKKGELERSLVKAQDDNSKVLLELHEAQRQISSDRVKLSSYQEEVDALQRENKLLKSSLEIAQNELEYHMEKKDEKSEPWKSNKRMIWREIRELEKILKDVHKEKRNLEKKYVTFKQENDQLNNSLSLHSYSSAENSPEREEEKDERDRLKSKSWHSATEVENNKINAMNSVPDDHSFSSPPRKVKSWLDGLNTPNGVVKNDDSFDLGTKERTPVLSNRVVTASSGSSPRKEDNGLRNELEELRHHVGSLEAEKAAIVKELSSLRFSRMTR encoded by the exons ACGTTTCAAGTGGGAAGCTCAAATTTATCCTGGACATCCTGTGGCTTATCATCTTACATTTTGAAATTCACAGTGCAA ATCGTGCAGCGTATCAGAGGACAGTCAATTTAGGCAAGAGGTTCCTTTTAGAATGGTGCCTTACAGAAATTCCAAGCTCTGCGATTGACCCAAGAGGACCATTTTTGGACTT tcTTCAGGACGGCGTCTTGCTTACCAAGCTTATCGCGAAATATTGTCCAGTGGATGGAGTTGACCCAAGTGATTTGCAG gcaataGACAAGAGCACCCTCCTCAAGGTTTTGATGGCTGCTGAGGATCAACTTGGTATTCCAAGTGTAATACTCAG TTCGTCTGGTATTTTGGACGATGATACATTTGACGAGTACGCAGTGGTGATTTATATGGCTGTGTTACGACGGAAG ATTTCTGCTATGAAAGGCGAGGAACCAATGAAAGGTGGAACAAAACAGGAGCAGTCACCTTCCAAACCGAGAAATCACGCAAATGGGGAAGCGGTACAAAACTATTCCCCTAGCAAATTTCCGCATAATAAATCAACGCTGGATAATTCACCCC TGTCTCCTCTGGCTCTGAGGAATCTCGTTGATCAACACACAAAGTCTCATGCAGCAATTCAA GCCTTACAAGAACGAATACAGGCAGGGACAAACCAGGCTACAACACCACGGCTTCAAAAG AAACTTCCGCAGAAGCTGTTAATTGAGGATATGGCGCCTGCTCCCACCGAGGGTGTGACTACCCCATCTATGATACAGCAGGCTGTCCCCACAAAGACGGCGGAAAGTTTTCCAGTTAGTGTGGTTCCACCGGATCATAACGACAATTACGTCACAGTTAATGGCGAGGAACTTTTCACTCTCCCGCCAGTCGATGGCGGAATTTACACGAGTGTTGATCAGCAGTTTCTTGAGCTGATGTTGGATGCGGTGCAGAAGGGATTCATGCCTCCTGAACTAGCAACAGCCAAGACCTGGCTAAATAATGATTCGGCATCAGAAGTGGATCTAAACGGTTCAGCACCTTCCCCTGTAATGGACATTAATGGAACAAATGATGAAGAAATAGAGGGAATAGTAGCAGATGCTTTCGATGATCAAAGGCCACCTTCGTTGGCCAGCACTGAACCAATATCACTAGCCAATGGTGCATCACATCCCAACCTTAGTCCACCCTTTGTGGATAGCGGTTCGTTGTTGGCCAACGGTGAACCAGGGTCTGTTGATTCTCATCAATCACCGGCTAGTGTGGAAACCATTTCCACTGCTGGAGACCAGACAGTAGCCAGTGCCGAGGCGATGTCTGGTGATGATCCCCAGTCATCGTCCAGTAATGGGCCATCATTACCAGTACATGTTCCTGAGAACGATAATGAAGTTATTTCTGATTCAGAGCAATCAGCCATCTCGACGCCAAGCAAAAAAGTCCAGTTTCTTGGGCTTGACACCGTATTTGGCGAACAAGAAAAAGCCGCAGAAGGGCCTCTGGATATTTCTATCTCCCCGAGCCATTCAACACTTGATTCTCTTGTTACGGAGACCGGTGAGGGCCTGCCACCAATGCATTCCTCCCCGAAAACAACTGTGACTTGGGCGACGTTGGATTCACCGGTAAAGACAACGAGATTAATAGAAAATGACCGTGCAAAAAGTCCATCTCGATCAACAGAGGGCCATTCTGGATTTGAAACAGCTCTTTATGACACGGAGGCAGATGAAAAACACGAGGGTGACCTGGACGATCCGTTTATGGTTTACTTAAACTCAATCGAGCAAACAGCTTTGAAGTTCAAGCTTCAGGTTGAGCAAGCCAAGGTGGACACTCTGGAGACGCTAAAGGAAAAACTAGAACGCGCATATGAAGGGACACCCCTTGAGGACATCCCATATAGATTCCAGGAGAAATTACAAGAAACCATCGCCCAAATTGCGTCAGACGAAGTGCTGAAAAAATATCAAGCTCTTGTATCTCAAGACGAGGAAATGGCTGAAGAGGAAAATGCTATTTTAGAGTGCATGAGAAACGAGCTTGACTCCGTTGCCAGCGAGAACTTCGCGTTACATCAACAGCTTGAGTTGCTGAAAGATTACGAGACACGTTACTATGATCTTAAAGAAAAGTTTGATAGTCTCAGCGATGGAATGGCTACCATAAGGAATGAATACGAGAAGAAGAACGGAGAAAGTGAATTTCTCGCGGAGCGAGTCGAGTCTTTGGAAAAGAGCATTGTGAACTTACGAGTAGAGTACGATAACGAAATTAATGACTTGCAAAACGAGAATCTTCAGCTACAGAAGAGTTGTTTTGAACTggaaaacagaaacaagattTTGGAGGAGGAAATTGCTGCTTTCTCAGAAGGTTCTGGCGAAAGCCAAACAGAGGACAATGTGAAAGAGCATGCGGGACGCCCCAAACAGAAGCTTGTCCCTGAACAGGAATTGGAGGTGCTGGAACTACGCCTTGAGGAATCAGAGAGACAAAATAGTGCGCTTAGAGCGGCAGCACAGGCAGACCAAGCTATGATTCGGTGCGTTGAAGACAAGAAGGGTGAGCTAGAGAGATCACTTGTAAAAGCACAAGACGACAACAGCAAAGTTCTTCTAGAACTCCATGAAGCCCAACGGCAGATCTCTTCGGACAGAGTAAAGCTCTCCAGCTATCAAGAAGAAGTAGATGCGCTGCAGCGCGAGAACAAACTGTTGAAATCCAGTTTGGAGATCGCCCAGAATGAACTGGAGTATCACATGGAGAAGAAAGACGAAAAGAGCGAACCTTGGAAGAGTAACAAGCGCATGATTTGGCGGGAAATTCGGGAGCTCGAGAAGATCCTAAAAGATGTccataaagaaaaaaggaacttaGAGAAAAAGTATGTCACTTTCAAACAGGAGAATGATCAACTGAATAACTCTCTTTCGTTGCACAGTTATTCATCTGCGGAGAATTCCCCGGAGCGcgaagaagaaaaagatgaaagagATAGACTAAAGAGTAAGTCATGGCACAGTGCAACAGAGGTcgaaaacaacaaaatcaatgCCATGAACTCTGTCCCTGACGATCATAGTTTTTCATCGCCACCGCGCAAAGTCAAAAGCTGGCTGGACGGTCTCAACACTCCGAATGGTGTGGTAAAGAACGATGATTCCTTTGACCTTGGCACGAAAGAACGGACGCCGGTTCTTTCCAACAG GGTTGTCACTGCATCGAGTGGCTCAAGTCCTCGAAAGGAGGATAATGGACTTCGCAACGAG CTAGAAGAGCTCCGTCACCACGTGGGAAGCTTGGAGGCCGAAAAAGCCGCGATTGTTAAAGAACTCAGTTCACTTCGGTTCAGCCGAATGACCAGATAA